The Colletes latitarsis isolate SP2378_abdomen chromosome 14, iyColLati1, whole genome shotgun sequence genome has a segment encoding these proteins:
- the LOC143349652 gene encoding uncharacterized protein LOC143349652, with translation MCQPLPYANFQWANNKDIDVLAIALDSSTGYILEVDLEYPQHLHEAHTDLPFCPRRDKPPDKCQEKLLATLYNKKHYVIHYHNLRQYIRNGLRVTEVHHVLQFSQSPWLCDYIELNTKFRTLATNDFEKNLYKLMNNAVFGKTMENVRNYVDVKLVTKWEGRYGAEALIAKPNFHSRSVFSENLVAIKLRKLPVKFNKPIYVDNRYGISFANKKVSGSMKNENNGAIMTEFVGLRAKMYALQVDGKKDTKKVKSIKSNPHAAAKQRHIVHDISPHDDKRYIVPYSTETLPWGHYKIPL, from the exons atgtgtcaaccattaCCATACGCCAATTTTCAGTGGGCTAACAACAAAGATATAGATGTATTGGCCATAGCGTTAGACTCATCGACggggtatattttggaagtcgacCTGGAGTATCCACAACATCTGCATGAAGCGCACACAGATTTACCGTTCTGTCCAAGGCGTGATAAACCGCCTGACAAGTGCCAAGAAAAGCTCCTCGCGACTCTATACAATAAGAAGCATTACGTAATACATTACCACAATCTGCGGCAATATATTCGTAAcggccttcgcgtaactgaagttcaccACGTATTACAGTTTTCACAATCTCCATGGCTTTgcgattacatcgaactaaatacaaagtttagaactcttgctacaaatgattttgagaaaaatttatacaaGTTAATGAACAATGCAGTGTTTGGTAAAACTatggagaatgtgcgcaatTATGTAGATGTAAAATTAGTAACAAAATGGGAAGGGAGATACGGTGCGGAGGCACTGATCGCTAAACCAAATTTCCACAGTCGCAGCGTATTTTCGGAAAACTTAGTTGCAATCAAACTGCGTAAACTGcccgtaaaatttaacaaaccaatctaCGTAG ataatcgatatggtattTCATTTGCTAATAAGAAGGTATCAGGttcaatgaaaaatgaaaataatggtgCGATTATGACCGAATTTGTCGGACTGAGAGCAAAGATGTACGCCTTGCAAGTCGATGGcaagaaagatacgaaaaaggtgaaaagtATCAAGAGTAAT CCCCAcgccgcagcgaagcagcgccacat TGTACACGATATCAGTCCGCACGATGATAAAAGATATATTGTACCATATTCGACCGAGACGCTACCATGGGGAcattataaaataccgctttag